The following are encoded together in the Bombus affinis isolate iyBomAffi1 chromosome 6, iyBomAffi1.2, whole genome shotgun sequence genome:
- the LOC126917242 gene encoding uncharacterized protein LOC126917242 isoform X2, with protein MLIRSLIFIAIIFSTNGLPYSPQTKTPYTEVIFQSPGQQHAIFQIPEQQEVIFQPEQDGVIFENSRQEMIVENPKQDTNQNQAHRGQFASDGLKFAEQDTDFIISCSGLNRICVNKKDCVNGYIHSSKSTTYSSSIKTQQCRIHDQVCCMITKEFERKLKTSGKNVKDNSNNINYQTGQSSISYDQVAVTKERNEPNIFGSSMQSAFAIPTHIQLGCAAALICVEEKFCTMDGMISPEPVVLSEKQLLRRVPMSSCKNPDNGIIGKCCRDPNYVDPWPTGNLPANYSGGFDEQGFPTFMNVVKVKLPNTPVKTTKVPTNNRNVEHPKEVEPVLIPENSDISTKKVFLVPPNTGTNHKSGFNTLETRLRCGIRNKVLKQSQETDSKTVFAEIPWQAMVLHLKERKILCSGVLIGAQDVLTAANCIYGLLPEDILIKLGEWKLGYELKHEEPLPFQIINVSSISIHPYYEGKPGEYDLAMLHLESPIIFDRHISPICLPDSKHLLQNNKLCIATGWGKSILQAHYAGAIMHAISMNILSRERCNDVLLLSTNLRINVTNGTICAAPKEETNNICDTDVGGPLACQNEHGAYELVGIYSQDTGCYPSNQVATFASLDITWLKKIISSFTVEGNKINIKYDANNENSSSSDYRKSTLITDNQYLPPH; from the exons ATGCTTATCAGGTCATTAATATTTATTGCTATTATTTTTTCAACAAATGGATTGCCTTACTCGCCTCAAACCAAAACTCCTTACACAG AAGTAATATTTCAATCTCCTGGACAACAACATGCGATATTTCAAATACCTGAACAACAAGAAGTAATATTTCAACCAGAACAAGATggtgtaatatttgaaaattctcGGCAAGAGATGATAGTTGAAAATCCTAAACAAGACACCAATCAAAACCAAGCTCATCGAGGTCAATTTGCTTCCGATGGTTTAAAATTCGCGGAACAGGACACTGATTTTATAATTAGCTGTAGTGGATTGAATAGAATTTGCGTTAACAAAAAAGATTGTGTAAATGGTTATATTCACTCAAGTAAAAGCACTACTTACTCTTCATCCATCAAG ACTCAACAATGCAGGATACATGATCAAGTTTGTTGCATGATTACAAAAGAATTTGAAAGGAAATTGAAAACGTCTGGCAAAAATGTAAAAGATAAttctaataatataaattatcaaACTGGGCAATCATCCATAAGCTATGACCAGGTTGCAGTAACTAAAGAAAGGAATGAGCCAAATATTTTTGGATCTTCTATGCAAA GCGCTTTTGCAATTCCGACCCATATACAGCTTGGATGTGCAGCAGCGCTTATATGCGTTGAAGAGAAGTTTTGCACTATGGACGGAATGATCAGTCCAGAACCTGTTGTTCTGTCGGAAAAGCAACTTCTTCGACGTGTGCCAATGAGT AGTTGCAAAAATCCTGATAATGGAATAATTGGCAAATGTTGTCGGGATCCAAACTACGTAGATCCTTGGCCAACAGGCAATCTTCCGGCAAATTACTCCGGTGGATTTGACGAACAAGGATTTCCAACGTTTATGAATGTTGTAAAAGTAAAACTACCCAATACACCTGTAAAAACTACTAAAGTACCTACAAACAATCGCAATGTAGAGCATCCTAAAGAAGTTGAGCCAGTGTTAATACCAGAAAATTCCGATATTTCTACGAAAAAAGTATTTTTAGTTCCTCCAAATACGGGCACAAATCACAAAAGTGGTTTTAACACGCTGGAAACAAGATTAAGATGTGGTATTAGAAATAAG GTATTGAAACAATCACAAGAAACGGACTCCAAAACAGTTTTTGCAGAGATTCCATGGCAAGCGATGGTTTTACATTTAAAGGAACGGAAAATTCTCTGTTCTGGTGTTCTAATTGGAGCTCAAGATGTATTAACAGCAGCTAATTGCATCTACGG TCTGCTGCCGGAagatattttgataaaattggGAGAATGGAAATTGGGGTACGAATTAAAACATGAAGAACCATTGCCTTTCCAAATCATCAATGTATCATCCATCAGTATACATCCTTATTATGAAGGAAAACCTGGAGAATACGACCTCGCGATGTTGCATCTCGAAAGTCCCATTATATTCGACCGTCATATAAGTCCCATATGTCTACCTGATTCAAAGCATTTACTCCAAAATAATAAATTGTGCATTGCCACCGGTTGGGGAAAGTCCATTCTTCAAG CACATTATGCTGGTGCAATCATGCATGCAATTAGCATGAACATACTATCCAGAGAACGTTGCAACGATGTGCTATTACTAAGCACAAATCTTAGAATTAATGTTACAAATGGGACTATCTGTGCTGCACCCaaagaagaaacaaataatatttGTGATACAGATGTTGGGGGACCTCTTGCTTGTCAAAATGAGCATGGTGCCTATGAATTAGTTGGAATTTATAGTCAAGATACAGGATGCTATCCATCAAATCAA gtTGCTACATTTGCTTCATTAGATATAACATGGCTAAAGAAAATCATATCCAGCTTTACAGTTGAAGGAAAcaaaataaatatcaaatatgaTGCAAACAATGAAAATTCATCGTCAAGTGATTATAGGAAGAGCACTTTGATTACAGATAATCAATATCTACCTCCACATTAA
- the LOC126917242 gene encoding uncharacterized protein LOC126917242 isoform X1, with protein MLIRSLIFIAIIFSTNGLPYSPQTKTPYTAYQNSEQKSIFQIPEQPEVIFQSPGQQHAIFQIPEQQEVIFQPEQDGVIFENSRQEMIVENPKQDTNQNQAHRGQFASDGLKFAEQDTDFIISCSGLNRICVNKKDCVNGYIHSSKSTTYSSSIKTQQCRIHDQVCCMITKEFERKLKTSGKNVKDNSNNINYQTGQSSISYDQVAVTKERNEPNIFGSSMQSAFAIPTHIQLGCAAALICVEEKFCTMDGMISPEPVVLSEKQLLRRVPMSSCKNPDNGIIGKCCRDPNYVDPWPTGNLPANYSGGFDEQGFPTFMNVVKVKLPNTPVKTTKVPTNNRNVEHPKEVEPVLIPENSDISTKKVFLVPPNTGTNHKSGFNTLETRLRCGIRNKVLKQSQETDSKTVFAEIPWQAMVLHLKERKILCSGVLIGAQDVLTAANCIYGLLPEDILIKLGEWKLGYELKHEEPLPFQIINVSSISIHPYYEGKPGEYDLAMLHLESPIIFDRHISPICLPDSKHLLQNNKLCIATGWGKSILQAHYAGAIMHAISMNILSRERCNDVLLLSTNLRINVTNGTICAAPKEETNNICDTDVGGPLACQNEHGAYELVGIYSQDTGCYPSNQVATFASLDITWLKKIISSFTVEGNKINIKYDANNENSSSSDYRKSTLITDNQYLPPH; from the exons ATGCTTATCAGGTCATTAATATTTATTGCTATTATTTTTTCAACAAATGGATTGCCTTACTCGCCTCAAACCAAAACTCCTTACACAG CATATCAAAATTCTGAACAAAAATCCATATTTCAAATTCCCGAACAACCAGAAGTAATATTTCAATCTCCTGGACAACAACATGCGATATTTCAAATACCTGAACAACAAGAAGTAATATTTCAACCAGAACAAGATggtgtaatatttgaaaattctcGGCAAGAGATGATAGTTGAAAATCCTAAACAAGACACCAATCAAAACCAAGCTCATCGAGGTCAATTTGCTTCCGATGGTTTAAAATTCGCGGAACAGGACACTGATTTTATAATTAGCTGTAGTGGATTGAATAGAATTTGCGTTAACAAAAAAGATTGTGTAAATGGTTATATTCACTCAAGTAAAAGCACTACTTACTCTTCATCCATCAAG ACTCAACAATGCAGGATACATGATCAAGTTTGTTGCATGATTACAAAAGAATTTGAAAGGAAATTGAAAACGTCTGGCAAAAATGTAAAAGATAAttctaataatataaattatcaaACTGGGCAATCATCCATAAGCTATGACCAGGTTGCAGTAACTAAAGAAAGGAATGAGCCAAATATTTTTGGATCTTCTATGCAAA GCGCTTTTGCAATTCCGACCCATATACAGCTTGGATGTGCAGCAGCGCTTATATGCGTTGAAGAGAAGTTTTGCACTATGGACGGAATGATCAGTCCAGAACCTGTTGTTCTGTCGGAAAAGCAACTTCTTCGACGTGTGCCAATGAGT AGTTGCAAAAATCCTGATAATGGAATAATTGGCAAATGTTGTCGGGATCCAAACTACGTAGATCCTTGGCCAACAGGCAATCTTCCGGCAAATTACTCCGGTGGATTTGACGAACAAGGATTTCCAACGTTTATGAATGTTGTAAAAGTAAAACTACCCAATACACCTGTAAAAACTACTAAAGTACCTACAAACAATCGCAATGTAGAGCATCCTAAAGAAGTTGAGCCAGTGTTAATACCAGAAAATTCCGATATTTCTACGAAAAAAGTATTTTTAGTTCCTCCAAATACGGGCACAAATCACAAAAGTGGTTTTAACACGCTGGAAACAAGATTAAGATGTGGTATTAGAAATAAG GTATTGAAACAATCACAAGAAACGGACTCCAAAACAGTTTTTGCAGAGATTCCATGGCAAGCGATGGTTTTACATTTAAAGGAACGGAAAATTCTCTGTTCTGGTGTTCTAATTGGAGCTCAAGATGTATTAACAGCAGCTAATTGCATCTACGG TCTGCTGCCGGAagatattttgataaaattggGAGAATGGAAATTGGGGTACGAATTAAAACATGAAGAACCATTGCCTTTCCAAATCATCAATGTATCATCCATCAGTATACATCCTTATTATGAAGGAAAACCTGGAGAATACGACCTCGCGATGTTGCATCTCGAAAGTCCCATTATATTCGACCGTCATATAAGTCCCATATGTCTACCTGATTCAAAGCATTTACTCCAAAATAATAAATTGTGCATTGCCACCGGTTGGGGAAAGTCCATTCTTCAAG CACATTATGCTGGTGCAATCATGCATGCAATTAGCATGAACATACTATCCAGAGAACGTTGCAACGATGTGCTATTACTAAGCACAAATCTTAGAATTAATGTTACAAATGGGACTATCTGTGCTGCACCCaaagaagaaacaaataatatttGTGATACAGATGTTGGGGGACCTCTTGCTTGTCAAAATGAGCATGGTGCCTATGAATTAGTTGGAATTTATAGTCAAGATACAGGATGCTATCCATCAAATCAA gtTGCTACATTTGCTTCATTAGATATAACATGGCTAAAGAAAATCATATCCAGCTTTACAGTTGAAGGAAAcaaaataaatatcaaatatgaTGCAAACAATGAAAATTCATCGTCAAGTGATTATAGGAAGAGCACTTTGATTACAGATAATCAATATCTACCTCCACATTAA
- the LOC126917278 gene encoding dnaJ homolog subfamily C member 5 isoform X2, producing MDKRKMSTAGDSLYQILEIPKTATPEEIKRTYRKLALKYHPDKNPNNPEAADKFKEINRAHAILTDLTKRNIYDNYGSLGLYVAEQFGEENVNAYFVVTSGWCKALFIFCSLITACYCCCCCCCCCNFCCGKFKPTPPENSGEYHNLQEEESDDDAITAQPQGGPQNNSTNQQPIFAMPPPAMSQPITTVDENTNLNRGAERVIYTTAASTNPFIGANVGTTSTTATKW from the exons ATGGATAAAAGAAAGATGTC GACAGCAGGAGATTCCCTGTATCAAATATTAGAAATTCCAAAAACTGCCACCCCTGAAGAAATTAAAAGGACTTATAGAAAGTTAGCATTAAAATATCATCCTGATAAAAATCCGAATAATCCAGAAGCAGCAGATAAG tttaaagaaataaatagaGCACATGCTATATTAACAGATTTAACTAAGAGAAATATATATGATAATTATGGATCTCTTGGATTATATGTCGCGGAACAATTTGGTGAAGAAAATGTTAATGCATATTTTGTTGTCACTTCTGGTTGGTGCAAG GCACTCTTCATATTTTGTAGTCTGATAACTGCATGTtattgctgttgttgctgctgttgttgttgcaaCTTTTGCTGTGGCAAATTTAAGCCAACACCACCAGAAAATAGTGGAGAATACCACAATTTACAG GAAGAGGAGAGTGATGACGATGCGATTACAGCACAACCACAGGGTGGTCCGCAAAATAATTCGACGAATCAACAACCCATTTTCGCCATGCCTCCACCAGCCATGAGCCAACCGATTACTACCGTCGATGAGAATACAAATTTGAACAGGGGTGCTGAAAGAGTTATTTACACAACTG CTGCCTCTACAAATCCTTTCATTGGAGCAAACGTTGGTACAACTAGCACAACTGCAACAAAGTGGTAG
- the LOC126917278 gene encoding dnaJ homolog subfamily C member 5 isoform X1: protein MDKRKMSTAGDSLYQILEIPKTATPEEIKRTYRKLALKYHPDKNPNNPEAADKFKEINRAHAILTDLTKRNIYDNYGSLGLYVAEQFGEENVNAYFVVTSGWCKALFIFCSLITACYCCCCCCCCCNFCCGKFKPTPPENSGEYHNLQRNQNPEANVVMNQPRGLVKEEESDDDAITAQPQGGPQNNSTNQQPIFAMPPPAMSQPITTVDENTNLNRGAERVIYTTAASTNPFIGANVGTTSTTATKW from the exons ATGGATAAAAGAAAGATGTC GACAGCAGGAGATTCCCTGTATCAAATATTAGAAATTCCAAAAACTGCCACCCCTGAAGAAATTAAAAGGACTTATAGAAAGTTAGCATTAAAATATCATCCTGATAAAAATCCGAATAATCCAGAAGCAGCAGATAAG tttaaagaaataaatagaGCACATGCTATATTAACAGATTTAACTAAGAGAAATATATATGATAATTATGGATCTCTTGGATTATATGTCGCGGAACAATTTGGTGAAGAAAATGTTAATGCATATTTTGTTGTCACTTCTGGTTGGTGCAAG GCACTCTTCATATTTTGTAGTCTGATAACTGCATGTtattgctgttgttgctgctgttgttgttgcaaCTTTTGCTGTGGCAAATTTAAGCCAACACCACCAGAAAATAGTGGAGAATACCACAATTTACAG CGGAACCAGAACCCAGAGGCGAATGTCGTGATGAATCAGCCCAGAGGCCTGGTTAAG GAAGAGGAGAGTGATGACGATGCGATTACAGCACAACCACAGGGTGGTCCGCAAAATAATTCGACGAATCAACAACCCATTTTCGCCATGCCTCCACCAGCCATGAGCCAACCGATTACTACCGTCGATGAGAATACAAATTTGAACAGGGGTGCTGAAAGAGTTATTTACACAACTG CTGCCTCTACAAATCCTTTCATTGGAGCAAACGTTGGTACAACTAGCACAACTGCAACAAAGTGGTAG